The genomic interval CTCTACAACTCGTGACTAACCAGACCGTCGGCCAGTTTCGGCTCGAACCAAGTCGACTTGGGGGGCATCACCTCATCATCGTCAGCCACTGCCATTAAAGCTTCCATAGAGGTGGGATAAAGAGAAAACGCAACCGCCATTTCACCGCTATCAACACGCTTAGCCAAGCCTTCCAGGCCCCGAATACCACCAATAAAGTCGATACGGTTGTCACGTCGGGGGTCACTGATACCCAGTATAGGATCGATCAGTTCAGCCGTAAGCAGGCTAATGTCGAGGCTGGCGACTGGATCGTCAGTAGGAATTTTCTGCGGATCAATGCACAACCGATACCACTGGTCGGTAAGGTACATGCCAAACTCACCCGGGCCCGTCGGCTTCACAGGCTGATCACTGGCAGTAAGCTCAAAGCGCTCACCAACGGCTTCGACAAATGCCGAACGCTCATGTCCATTGAGATCCCTGATCACACGATTGTAATCGAGAATCTGCATCTGATTATGGGGAAAGATAACCGAGAGAAAGTAGTTATAGGCCTCTTCTCCATTGTGGTCCGGATTTGCCGCCTTTCGGTCGGCGGTAACCCGTGAAGCGGCAGCAGAGCGATGATGCCCATCCGCTACGTAGAGCGCCGGCATAGCGTCAAACAGGGTGGTCAAGCGTGCCACCCGCTCGGCATCATCAACCACCCACACTTCGTGCCGCACCTCATCTTCTGCAGTGACATCCATCGCCGGAGCGGCGGATGTAGCATCAGCGAGTATCCGGTCCACCTCAGCCTCACTCGGATAGACCAAAAACACCGGACCAGTCTGGGCATTCAAAACATCGATCTGACGTACCCGGTCATCCTCTTTCATTGGGCGGGTAAACTCATGCTTTTTTATCCGTCCCTGATCATAGGCCTCAACGGAGGCGGCAGCGACTAAACCGGTCTGGCGATGACTACCCATGGTCAAACGGTAGACATAGAAGCTGGGTAGCGCGTCTTGAACCAACACCTCTTCCGCTTTCATTCGCTGTAGGTTTTCAGCCGCTTTGGCATAGACATCAGCCGCATAGGGATCCGTACCCGGAGGTAGATCAACCTCCGCTCTCGATACATGGAGAAAGCTCCATGGCTTTCCCTCTACCATTGTACGCGCCTCATCAGCACTCATAACATCGTAGGGGGGAGCCGCCACATCTGCGGTATAGCCGGGTGCGGGTCTTAAACCCCTGAATGCTTTTACTAATGACATTTGTATAAACCTTGGTTGATTGCGTGAAAACCGAACCGGAGCATTGTTTCAGATGGCGGCGACCTTGTCCAAAGCATGGCTACAGCAACTTGTCGTATACTGCTTTAAGCCGCCCCGGGTGGACGTGAAAAATGGATACCAAACTCATGCAACAGGAGAAACTGCTCAAAAAACTGCAGCGGCAGGCCGAACCATACGGTTTGGTCTTGCGCGGCGGATTTACGGTGATAGCAGAGGATCAGGTACCCTCTCTATCCCCCCTGCGTCCTACTGTCTCATTGGTTCTGTTTGGTAATGCCGGCTCATCCATCTGGCCGGCCTTCAGCCGCTCCCCAGAGTACTTGGATGGCAAACTCGATCCCCTCGATCGCTGGAGCAGGCGGATCGGAGAGTCAATGGCTAAACAGTTCGACGGCCTGGCACTCTACCCCTTCGACGGCCCACCCTTCCATCCATTTTTAACTTGGGCGGAGAAGGGAGAACCAACGGCCACCTCCCCGTTGCTAATAAAGATTCATCCGAAATACGGTCTATGGCACGCCTACCGCTTTGCCTTGGCACTCGCTGAGCCACTCTATAATTTGGCTCCTCCCAAAATCGCTGTAGCACCCTGCGACAAATGCATCACCCAACCCTGTCTGCAGAAGTGTCCGGTCGGGGCTTTTACCAACCACCGCTACCTTAGTGACCGCTGTGTCAGATACCTGATAGAAGAGGCCGATTCAGAATGCCTGTATAGAGGCTGCCTGGCCCGCCTTGCCTGCCCGGAAGGTCAATCATTCCGTTACCGGCCTGAGCATGCACGCTTTCATATGCGGGCGTTTGTCGAGTCGCAACAGAGGAAAAAATAACCACTCAGCAAACACGCCGGCAGTATTGACGCCTATAAGCTACAGTGTTATGGTTGTTCAGTTAACTATCGACAATTTATTTAGCGGTAACGGGCATGGCATCGTCAGTAAAGATTACAGGGTACTCAAAAACCAACGGAGAAATTCTCATAGAGATGGAGCCTCAATGGTGGAACGCGAAAGAGCTGAAGCGTGATGAACGCTTTATAGAGTCAAGCAAGAGAGGCTTCTATAACGACTACGACGCAGATTTATCTCTGGACGAGACCAAAGAACTTTACGATAGGTACAAGGGTAATGTAACCACTATGCAGAAGCTACTCTGCCTTAAATTGTGGCACCTCTCCCTACCATGCAAAAAACTGTACGATGCCCTATTTACTCCCTCACAAAAGTTTTCACACTTCCGTGTGAATATCACCGAATGGGAATCCGGGCTCTAAACCGAGTAAATTCTGGTTTAACCTAGAATTCAGCCAAAATCGCCCACTAAAACCTAAAGAAGGGCAGGTATGATTTCCATACCTGCCCTCGCTGCCAGCCATGGAGAGCGAAGCGAAGGCTGGTAATCCCCGGTAGCCGTGAGGCCGCACTGCTTACCCGTCGTGCGCGTAGCGCGCCAGAGGGGAAGCAAAGTAGGCATCCGAACACGGCGTCCAGTCACTGGGAACTGACTGCGAAGCGGTAACGAGCTTGCGATGTTATCGCGTAGCGGTCAGTGACCAGGACGGCCGGGGCACTAATAGGCTGTCAAAGATTGAGTGCAAAAGGGGGACTTGGATGTCCCGTTTTGCATCACGAAATCGAAGACTCGCTTATCTCTGGTTTATAGGAACTCACCAAAAGAGATCAATCAGGAAACAGATACTCCTCGAAGCAGGTCAATCAACTCTCTCTGCATCAAGTCAGTGTATCCTCATCCATCCTGGTAGATGAGAGATAAAATTCATGGCAAAGATCTTTGATCTCATTATCGCCTCTGCATTTCATAGCAGCACGAGGATGCTGATTAAGGTGGCCGCTGATACCATAGATATCATTGAAACCCCACTCAATCTCACTCCTCAGAGGAACGAGATGTTCCTGAATCGCTTTATAAACAGGACGTACATCGAACTTTGGGTTTTTGAGGAAGTTCAATAGTAGTTCCAGGTTACAGTTGCCGGCGCCACGACCAATCCCATTGATAGTGGCATCAAGCATGTTTACGCCATCGATGATTGCCTGCTGGGTATTTGAAAAGGCTAACTGCTGGTTATTATGGGCGTGAAAACCCAACTCTTTGTTAGGTGCGTATTTCTTGTACAGGTTTAGGTAGTCGGTAACCTGCTCAGAATAGAAGGCACCATAGCTGTCCACCAGATAGAGATAATCTACCTCATCAACCTCATTAATCTGTGACAGCCCCTCGATCAGGTCAGTGCGGATGGATGCAGAGGGCGCCATGATATTGATTGTGGTGAGATAGCCCAGGTCCTTGGAGCGTTTGGCAAAATCGATTCCCTTATCGATATCCGCCACATAACAGGCTGTACGAATCATGTCAGATGGTGCTTGGTCGGCGGGTTTCAAGGTAGAAAAATCGACTCGCCCAACATCAAACATCACTGCAATCAGAGGTCGCTGCTCACTCTCATGGGAGTCGATCACCCTCTTCAGGTCATCATCATCACAGAAATTCCACTTCCCGTATTTTTCACGCGTGTACTCATCACTTTCGGTTAGCTTCTTTCCCAGTTCAACCACATCCACACCTGAGTCACAGGCGGCGCGGTAAACTGCCTTCACAAAGTCGTCCTTAAACTGGTAGTTGTTGATCAACCCGCCATCTCTAATGGTGCAGTCCAGAACTTTGATCTCTTCGCGATACATCTAACTAACCCCTGGCAACAGAAAAATAACGCAAAGTCTATCACAATCCAGCTGGGAACCCTTGATCAATTCGTCAATTCATATCTCGTATTCACAAGAGCAGTGGCAGTATGCTGAACGCACTCCCAAGAGTGCAAACCAGCACGGTTTTTCCTGCTTCCAGACTCTCTAAATCACTATCCACCTTACCCAGCACTTATCAAAAGCCTCTCAAAAAAGCTGGGGGTAGTGCTGGCTATTTGTTTCTCCATATCGAAGTTAATCAGTCGAAAAAAATCTATCTTTTGGCGCTGCTTATTGCGCCAAATTGGCATAAATATAATTCTTTATTAAAACAACAACGTACTACCTTCACCCGAAATAAACATGTCAACCTGTCATGTTTATTGCTATTGATAGAGATAAAAAAACACTGGCAAAATTTAATATATTCCTTTATAAAACAAACTGATGAATAAAATAAAAAAGTAGTGGTACAGCAATTGCTAGAATTCACCGGACATGATTTTGTTCACCCGGGTTGAGCACCACAACTTTTAGGAGAACTGATAAAAATGCGGTTCTCCAACTTAGCAGCAAGACTCGAAAAAATTCAACAATCCAACCTGGGTCCGATGGGTGGACCTAGTACGTCAATAAGAACAGGACCACCGATAAGGAGGGATTAGAGTATGTTGAAGCGATCGATAGCGGCAATCCGGAGAAGCTTATTTTCTCGGCAAACCGACCAAGATCCACAAGCGTCGCAAGACAACGATGTCTGTGCCACAAGACGGAGCTTTTTCAAGCGAGCTGCCGTTGGTGCGGTTTCTATTACAGGTACCGCAGGAGTTGCAAAGGCGGTCGTTGATTCAATGCCACGCCCCAATCTGCAGGATAAGTATGCGACGGATGGTCTCGCCGGAGAAGAAGAGCTCAAGAATCGGGACTATGTACTGATGTCCGAGCAAGAGAAGACGGACATGGTGGAATCTTTCATTAGTAACCACTCTACACAGGCATGACGGCCTCGAATAACATCCTGAGATTTATATCTCAAATTATCTTTCTACCGTTCAGTTTCACTCGATTTCAGATCGATCTGGGGGTAACTCATGTCTAAAGAAGACAACAAAGAGAATGGCGCTCAAAGCGTCTCCCGACGCGATTTTTTGCGTAAGGCGGGGACCTACAGTGCAGCATCACTCTCTGGGGCTGCCATGCTCCTGTCCAATCCAAAACCGGCTCAGGCGACGACAAACGTCGAATGGGCAGAGCATTTTCAGAAAAACTACCGTCTGATGACGGAAGAGGAGAAGCAGGAGGCGCTCGACCGACTTGAGAAACGCTACTCCGAGGAGTTCGGCAAAGAGGTCACAGTCGACGGCTCACCCGCAATGGACGGCGTCCTCTTCGGCTACGCACTCAATATCCAGAAATGTATTGGCTGCCGGCGCTGCGCAAAAGCGTGTGTTGCCGAAAACAATCAGTCCCGGGGTGATGAACAGCAGATTGAATGGATTCGAGTCCTTCGTCTGGAGAAAGGTCAGTTCTCTGCAGATGACAGGGACAACGCCGGCTACCCGGGAGACTATGGCATTCAGGTAGGCGGCAATGCCTACAAGCCCGCAGGTGTGGTGCTGGAGGGTCAGCACTACTACGAAGCCGAGCAGGTGCCGGAGAAAGATGCTTTCTACATGCCCATGCAATGCATGCAGTGTGAAAAGCCCCCCTGCGTCAAGGTCTGCCCGGTACAAACCACCTATCGTGATCCCGACGGTATCGTCGTTATCGATTACAACTGGTGTATCGGCTGTCGCATGTGCATTGGCGCCTGCCCCTACTGGGCACGCCGTTTCAACTGGGGTGAGCCGAGCCTTCCGGCCGAAGAGATGAACCCGGTGACACACTACCTGGGTAACCGGCCGCGCATGAAAGGTGTCGCTGAAAAGTGCACTTTCTGTGTGCAGCGCACTAGAAAGGGCCGCTGGACCGCCTGTGTTGAGGTCTGCCCGGTAGGCGCACGCAAACTTGGCAACCTGCTGGATCCGGAGAGTGACGTTCGCAAGGTATTGGAGACGAAAAAAGTCTTCCGCCTGAGAGCCGATCTCAATACCTATCCCAAGTTTTTCTACTTCATGGACTAAGGGGTATACCGTGAAACGTTTTCTCCAATTTGCAATAGATTTTATCCGTGCCGGTTTTACCGGGGGTCTTATGTTCTGGGCCTGGATGCTGTTCCTCTCCTTCTTCATCATGCTCTGGGGCTATGGTGAATTTGTCCAGATCCGCGACGGCATGATTGTCACCAACCTTACCGATCAGGTCAGCTGGGGACTCTATCTGGCCAACTTCGTCTTTATGGTGGGTGTCGCCGCAGCAGCGGTAACGGTGGTCTTTCCCGCCTATGTCTATAAACACCATGAGTTGCATAAGATAGTCGTTCTCGGCGAGATGCTGGCGATCGCAGCGGTGATCATGTGTCTCCTGTTTGTAACTGCCCATATGGGTAGGCCCGACAGAATTTGGCACATCATTCCGGTGATCGGCATCTACAACTGGCCCAACGCCATGTTGACCTGGGACGTCCTCGTACTTACCGGCTATCTGATCCTCAACCTGGTTGGCGGCTTCTACTTTCTGTTCAAGAAGTATACAGACCAGCCACTGAACAAGTCCTTCTATATACCGCTGATATTTATCGCCATCGTCTGGGCACTGAGTATCCACACGGTAACGGCATTCCTTATCAACACCATGCCGGCACGACCTATGTGGCACCACTCAATAATGCCGATCAAGTTCATAACCACCGCCTTTGCGGCAGGTCCGTCACTGATCATCATCGTCTTTATGCTGGTACGCAAGTTCACTCCGCTGAAGATTGCCGATGAGGCATTCCACATGCTCTCTCAGATTGTCACCTGGTGTCTTGGTATCGCTCTGTTCCTGGTTCTTTCAGAGATCGTCACCGAACTCTACCCCAGCACTGAGCACACCGCGGGGCTGAAATACC from Candidatus Sedimenticola sp. (ex Thyasira tokunagai) carries:
- a CDS encoding 4Fe-4S dicluster domain-containing protein, producing the protein MSKEDNKENGAQSVSRRDFLRKAGTYSAASLSGAAMLLSNPKPAQATTNVEWAEHFQKNYRLMTEEEKQEALDRLEKRYSEEFGKEVTVDGSPAMDGVLFGYALNIQKCIGCRRCAKACVAENNQSRGDEQQIEWIRVLRLEKGQFSADDRDNAGYPGDYGIQVGGNAYKPAGVVLEGQHYYEAEQVPEKDAFYMPMQCMQCEKPPCVKVCPVQTTYRDPDGIVVIDYNWCIGCRMCIGACPYWARRFNWGEPSLPAEEMNPVTHYLGNRPRMKGVAEKCTFCVQRTRKGRWTACVEVCPVGARKLGNLLDPESDVRKVLETKKVFRLRADLNTYPKFFYFMD
- a CDS encoding DUF1015 family protein produces the protein MSLVKAFRGLRPAPGYTADVAAPPYDVMSADEARTMVEGKPWSFLHVSRAEVDLPPGTDPYAADVYAKAAENLQRMKAEEVLVQDALPSFYVYRLTMGSHRQTGLVAAASVEAYDQGRIKKHEFTRPMKEDDRVRQIDVLNAQTGPVFLVYPSEAEVDRILADATSAAPAMDVTAEDEVRHEVWVVDDAERVARLTTLFDAMPALYVADGHHRSAAASRVTADRKAANPDHNGEEAYNYFLSVIFPHNQMQILDYNRVIRDLNGHERSAFVEAVGERFELTASDQPVKPTGPGEFGMYLTDQWYRLCIDPQKIPTDDPVASLDISLLTAELIDPILGISDPRRDNRIDFIGGIRGLEGLAKRVDSGEMAVAFSLYPTSMEALMAVADDDEVMPPKSTWFEPKLADGLVSHEL
- the nrfD gene encoding NrfD/PsrC family molybdoenzyme membrane anchor subunit; its protein translation is MKRFLQFAIDFIRAGFTGGLMFWAWMLFLSFFIMLWGYGEFVQIRDGMIVTNLTDQVSWGLYLANFVFMVGVAAAAVTVVFPAYVYKHHELHKIVVLGEMLAIAAVIMCLLFVTAHMGRPDRIWHIIPVIGIYNWPNAMLTWDVLVLTGYLILNLVGGFYFLFKKYTDQPLNKSFYIPLIFIAIVWALSIHTVTAFLINTMPARPMWHHSIMPIKFITTAFAAGPSLIIIVFMLVRKFTPLKIADEAFHMLSQIVTWCLGIALFLVLSEIVTELYPSTEHTAGLKYLMFGHNGLNMLVPFFWTAIALMVGSFILLLIPRIRKNMTILPFLCVGVFVGIWIDKGMGLMLPGVIPTPIGEFAEYSPSMIEMMIILGVWAIGLFILTVLIKGAVGVLLGDVSYGGKSDAAAT
- a CDS encoding aldolase catalytic domain-containing protein translates to MYREEIKVLDCTIRDGGLINNYQFKDDFVKAVYRAACDSGVDVVELGKKLTESDEYTREKYGKWNFCDDDDLKRVIDSHESEQRPLIAVMFDVGRVDFSTLKPADQAPSDMIRTACYVADIDKGIDFAKRSKDLGYLTTINIMAPSASIRTDLIEGLSQINEVDEVDYLYLVDSYGAFYSEQVTDYLNLYKKYAPNKELGFHAHNNQQLAFSNTQQAIIDGVNMLDATINGIGRGAGNCNLELLLNFLKNPKFDVRPVYKAIQEHLVPLRSEIEWGFNDIYGISGHLNQHPRAAMKCRGDNEIKDLCHEFYLSSTRMDEDTLT